Part of the Zea mays cultivar B73 chromosome 4, Zm-B73-REFERENCE-NAM-5.0, whole genome shotgun sequence genome is shown below.
gtattacgggcccgatttgtaaaggcttttctgtaatgacagtctgtaaccctgctttatgggaatattccggggatgacctaggcgcctgagggcacatgcgtccttaatccaagacgctgggtactcaggcacctataaataccctcgcacagtgcccttaagaggctagattaacagagcaattgtctTACTAacctaaaaccttgtttgcattactttcactctcgcgttggatcatcttgctcgggagagcaagttccaacactccctatacattattatattttgattgCATTTATTACTTAGAGATTTAGGATTGTATTATGTAGTTTTTTGAAGCTGTCTTTTATATTTAGAAAATTGTTCCAAAGCATTATGTTGCACATGTCCTAAGTGTTGCGAGGGCAAATCGGTCTAGCCCTCCCACCTTCCCGCGAAATCTAATAGTCGGCGGCGCGAAGCAGGAGTTCTGGGGAAATTTCGCCGGCCGGGTGCGAGCAGAGCCGCCGCCGCCTTCTTGCGTGGGAGATGGTGAAGGAGCGGGAGGAGCAAGTGGCCATTGTGCGCATGGTGCTTGGCGAGGGTACACCGGAGATGGACATCATCCGTGCTCTCCACATGGCCGGCGACGACCCCACCAAGGCCATTAACATCCTCCTCGACCTCAACAAGGCTGCGCCACCTCTCCCGCCGTCGCCGTCTCCCTTTCCCTGTCCATCGCCCTCCCCTTCGCCGGGGAAACCCGCCAAAGCCCTCGTCGACTCAACCCCACCATGCAAAGCCCCTACCCGGCCCATGCCCACGGCAGAGAaacctaagtccactacaagcaaCGGTGGCAGCGAGGAGCACTGGTGGCTGGTGGGGAGCGCCGAGATGGTGGGGCTGTCCACCTGCAAGGGAAGGCGAATTACCTCAGGGGACGTGGTCACCTTCAGCTTCCCCAATGCCACAACCGCCGTGGGCAAGAGCCGTCCGAGCCGTCCCGCCCTAGCTTCCTGCTCCTCCGAGATCATGCGCTTCTCCACCCCGAGCCACGGGGAGGTACACTACTTCATCATTGCTGCCCACCCCATCTTGGCAGTGCATCAAGCTATTGTATGAACAATTTGTTGCTGTTTTAGGTGGGTCGCATCCCCAATGAGTGGGCAAGGTGCCTCCTTCCCCTTCTCAAAGAGAACAAGTTAAAAGTCAAGGGCTCGTGCAAATCAGCTCCCGAGGTGCTTACCATTATGGACACTGTCCTCTTGTCAGTGAGGTATACAAACCACGACTGAAACTAAGTCCAGTTTATATGCAATTTAGCATCTTTGTTGCTTGACTACACCACCTTCGCTGAGGTCTTGTACTTTGTAGTATATATATCAACAGCTCAATGTTTCATGATCAAAAGCAATCGTCACCCAAAGCAGCTCGATTTGCTCCAGATGACTCCACATTTCACCCCCTACCTGCACTTTTCAAATTGATAGGACTTGCTCCTTTTATTAAGGTGAGCTGTGCGCTCTTATCATCCCCTGCTCGTTTATTATCTAGTGCAAATGCACTGCAAAAGTCTACCAATTTAAAGCTCTTGGATAGGTGAATGTATAAATATGCATTGCCAAAGTTTGTACAATTGTAATTAGGTGTTCTTTGGTATCATGAAATTAGCGTAGCGTTGATAAATATTTTTTGAACAGTCACTGATGAACACTGAAAGCAAAAAATTAAGAAGTATGAGAACCATTTATATATCTTTACCCCAACATTGTACAACATATGATTTTAGAATGTGGATAAAGGTATAAAAAGACATTAAAAGAAACAAGTCCATTTAAGTCACATGCATTCCTCTTTCTCTGGAATCAACATTTTAGTATGGTCTGATTTTTTTTGGTTTGACATAAATTGAAAACAGGCCGCTTTTACTCCAGAAGATCTTTATTCCAGGAAGCGGCCAACTGAAACAAAGGTAATAGTTTAGTACTTCATTCGTTACACTGCTATCAAAATAATAGATATTGGCCTTTTATGTTTTTTCTGCCTGAACAGAGCAGTATAGGGTCTCCTGCTGCAAAGCTGACATCCGGCAGATTGAGGTTGTCTTCTGATGGAAACGAAGATGATCATGGTGAAGAAACTGTTTCAGATTCAGATTTGGATGATATAATTGGGATCTCAGACAGCTGTGCACTAGAGGTAATTCAACAGCCCATCGTTGTGCAGTGTTTCAGCAACTAGTGGATATTATCCTGACCTCAGTGTGCTCTGAATTTATATTTTGTAGGAAAGGGCTCCCCCTGATTCTCTGATGTGTGATCTACGCTCTTATCAAAAGCAGGCACTTCATTGGATGCTGCAGCTTGAGAAAGGTAGTTCTTCCCAGGATGCCGCTACAACCCTTCACCCTTGTTGGGAAGCATACAAACTTGAGGATAAGTATGCATGTGTTATATGAGCTGTTTTTAATAACCATTCTGGCAATAGTTGGACATTACATTTCATATTTTATTGCATTTATTTCAGGAGGGAACTCGTTTTGTACTTGAACGTGTTTTCAGGCGATGCTACAACTGAATTTCCTAGTACATTACAACTTTCTAGAGGAGGAGTAAGAATATTTTTAATATTGTATTTCTTTATGTTTAGCATTTCTATGATAGCTATCGTTTCTGGTTGATTTTACGATCAATTCTATTAACTGGAGTAAAAATTAAGATTCTGGCAGATGCAATGGGACTGGGGAAGACTATTATGACGATAGCTCTTCTTCTTTCTGATTCTAGCAAAGGATGCATCACAACTCAGAATGCTGCTCAGACCCCTAGAGAAGCTAGTGGGTTGGGTGAATCGCATGATGCTGTGAAGAAGCTTGCTAACCCTTTCTCTTTTAGCAAACACAAGAAACCTAAGGCCCCACTTATTGGAGGAAGCAATCTAATTATCTGTCCAATGACACTAATTAGTCAGTGGAAGGTATAGTTCTAATTGTGGCACCACCCCACCATTGCCTATGCTACATTATATGTGTGCTTATTTGCTGCAGAAAAGTAAAAGATAAGAGGTTAACATAATTTTGACTTGCTTTACCAATTTCATCTTTAAGTGTTTCTTTCAACTATTTTTCTGAACACTAGAGTTGATGTTATGAATAACAGGCAGAGATTGAAGCTCATACTAAGCCAGGCACTGCGAATATATATGTTCACTATGGACAAAACAGGCCAAAAGATGCAAGCATCATTGGTCAGAGTGATATTGTCCTGACTACATATGGTGTTGTGTCATCAGAGTTTTCAATCGATGTAAGCTCTGAGATCTTATATCTCTTTCAGTTTACTCTTATTATGTTCAAGCTTTTGTAAAAAATTCATTGGTTAAGAATTAAGATAACCTAGATAGCACCAGACCATGCGATTGATTGGTCATTTGCATACTCTTACTACTATAGCCACTTGATTTGACATCTTCTACTTTTACTTGTGTCCATTTTTTATCAAAATAATACAGATAATGCATTACCCATTTGCTTGTCTTTTGTCCTTCCCACCATGTTTCTGCATTTGATCCTTCATGTCATACTTACACAATCTTATTGGTAAAATATGGCTTGCTTAAATTTGGTCCATACATGCATAAACAAGATAGCCACATTGACCAAAGTATGGATGCAATGATGGGGAACTGCTGGGTCCATTGCTATTAATATTTAGTTTGAATTATGCAAACTTATTCTTGACTGAACTTTTGATATCTGCTTGGCTAGGGTTCAACAGAAAATGGGGCTTTGTACTCTGTACATTGGTTCAGAGTTGTGCTTGACGAAGCACACATGATAAAATCTTCTAAAAGTTTGATATCCCTAGCTGCGGCTGCTCTGACTGCAGATCGGCGCTGGTGTCTCACTGGTACACCAATTCAGGTGAGAATATGTGTAGATCTATCGGTCTTTGTTAGAATTCCCTGAACATATCATGTTTATCCCTAATGCAGGATTATGGAGCCGACATTTTACTCTTATTTTTCACGCATGTATTTGCGTACTAGGTGCTTATGCATTCAAATTTATGAAGTTTACTTTACTCACAGAACAATTTGGAGGATTTATACAGCCTTTTCCGGTTTCTGAAAGTTGAACCATGGAGGAACTGGGCTTTGTAAGTGTGTTTTTATTGGTTTTCATTGACGTTTCTAGTTGAACTTGACAGCTCTAAATTAATTGGACTTTTGAAATTCATAATGGTTTCTCACATTATTTACCACTTTCTATTTATTGTACACATCACGGGAGCATTTGAGGTTGTGTAGATGATTAATTTGTTTCATAGCAGTGGCAGAGGATTAGAACAGTTATTAAGGGAGCCAAACAGAAAGAGATAAATCATAAAGAGGAGTTAGGAATTTTCTACTGCATTTACATGTTAGATTTCAGTGTTGT
Proteins encoded:
- the LOC118471938 gene encoding DNA repair protein RAD5A isoform X2, whose product is MVKEREEQVAIVRMVLGEGTPEMDIIRALHMAGDDPTKAINILLDLNKAAPPLPPSPSPFPCPSPSPSPGKPAKALVDSTPPCKAPTRPMPTAEKPKSTTSNGGSEEHWWLVGSAEMVGLSTCKGRRITSGDVVTFSFPNATTAVGKSRPSRPALASCSSEIMRFSTPSHGEVGRIPNEWARCLLPLLKENKLKVKGSCKSAPEVLTIMDTVLLSVSIYINSSMFHDQKQSSPKAARFAPDDSTFHPLPALFKLIGLAPFIKAAFTPEDLYSRKRPTETKSSIGSPAAKLTSGRLRLSSDGNEDDHGEETVSDSDLDDIIGISDSCALEERAPPDSLMCDLRSYQKQALHWMLQLEKGSSSQDAATTLHPCWEAYKLEDKRELVLYLNVFSGDATTEFPSTLQLSRGGILADAMGLGKTIMTIALLLSDSSKGCITTQNAAQTPREASGLGESHDAVKKLANPFSFSKHKKPKAPLIGGSNLIICPMTLISQWKAEIEAHTKPGTANIYVHYGQNRPKDASIIGQSDIVLTTYGVVSSEFSIDGSTENGALYSVHWFRVVLDEAHMIKSSKSLISLAAAALTADRRWCLTGTPIQNNLEDLYSLFRFLKVEPWRNWALWNKLVQKPYEEGDERGLKLLQSILKPIMLRRTKNCTDKEGRPILNLPPANIEVKYCVLSEAEKDFYEALFRRSKVKFDQFVEQGRVLHNYASILELLLRLRQCCDHPFLVMSRGDTKEYADLNKLAKRFLRGGNGAVNGDSCIPSRAYIEQVVQELQKDEGECPICLEAFEDAVLTPCAHRLCRECLLSSWRSATAGLCPVCRMSMSKQDLITAPTDNRFQIDVEKNWVESSKISALLQELEALRSSGAKSIVFSQWTAFLDLLQIPLSRNNFSFARLDGTLNLQQREKVIKEFSEDKGILVLLMSLKAGGVGINLTAASNAFVMDPWWNPAVEEQAVMRIHRIGQTKTVSIRRFIVKGTVEERMEAVQARKQRMISGALTDQEVRTARIEELKMLFS
- the LOC118471938 gene encoding DNA repair protein RAD5A isoform X1, with amino-acid sequence MVKEREEQVAIVRMVLGEGTPEMDIIRALHMAGDDPTKAINILLDLNKAAPPLPPSPSPFPCPSPSPSPGKPAKALVDSTPPCKAPTRPMPTAEKPKSTTSNGGSEEHWWLVGSAEMVGLSTCKGRRITSGDVVTFSFPNATTAVGKSRPSRPALASCSSEIMRFSTPSHGEVGRIPNEWARCLLPLLKENKLKVKGSCKSAPEVLTIMDTVLLSVSIYINSSMFHDQKQSSPKAARFAPDDSTFHPLPALFKLIGLAPFIKAAFTPEDLYSRKRPTETKSSIGSPAAKLTSGRLRLSSDGNEDDHGEETVSDSDLDDIIGISDSCALEERAPPDSLMCDLRSYQKQALHWMLQLEKGSSSQDAATTLHPCWEAYKLEDKRELVLYLNVFSGDATTEFPSTLQLSRGGILADAMGLGKTIMTIALLLSDSSKGCITTQNAAQTPREASGLGESHDAVKKLANPFSFSKHKKPKAPLIGGSNLIICPMTLISQWKAEIEAHTKPGTANIYVHYGQNRPKDASIIGQSDIVLTTYGVVSSEFSIDGSTENGALYSVHWFRVVLDEAHMIKSSKSLISLAAAALTADRRWCLTGTPIQNNLEDLYSLFRFLKVEPWRNWALWNKLVQKPYEEGDERGLKLLQSILKPIMLRRTKNCTDKEGRPILNLPPANIEVKYCVLSEAEKDFYEALFRRSKVKFDQFVEQGRVLHNYASILELLLRLRQCCDHPFLVMSRGDTKEYADLNKLAKRFLRGGNGAVNGDSCIPSRAYIEQVVQELQKDEGECPICLEAFEDAVLTPCAHRLCRECLLSSWRSATAGLCPVCRMSMSKQDLITAPTDNRFQIDVEKNWVESSKISALLQELEALRSSGAKSIVFSQWTAFLDLLQIPLSRNNFSFARLDGTLNLQQREKVIKEFSEDKGILGAQTTQAAATPHTKHIQSHRCRAQYKVRATPTSLDGPHTAKRTRRHLHLKPGSEGGLRCAIVAMPQHTHTLGNNDSSPAILIQHPPPVFARPPKQFRPEEGVSPHVIVAEPLPLT